One Arvicanthis niloticus isolate mArvNil1 chromosome 3, mArvNil1.pat.X, whole genome shotgun sequence DNA segment encodes these proteins:
- the Ptprs gene encoding receptor-type tyrosine-protein phosphatase S isoform X8 — translation MSHEIMPGGNVNITCVAVGSPMPYVKWMQGAEDLTPEDDMPVGRNVLELTDVKDSANYTCVAMSSLGVIEAVAQITVKSLPKAPGTPVVTENTATSITVTWDSGNPDPVSYYVIEYKSKSQDGPYQIKEDITTTRYSIGGLSPNSEYEIWVSAVNSIGQGPPSESVVTRTGEQAPASAPRNVQARMLSATTMIVQWEEPVEPNGLIRGYRVYYTMEPEHPVGNWQKHNVDDSLLTTVGSLLEDETYTVRVLAFTSVGDGPLSDPIQVKTQQGVPGQPMNLRAEAKSETSIGLSWSAPRQESVIKYELLFREGDRGREVGRTFDPTTAFVVEDLKPNTEYAFRLAARSPQGLGAFTAVVRQRTLQAKPSAPPQDVKCTSLRSTAILVSWRPPPPETHNGALVGYSVRYRPLGSEDLDPKEVNNIPPTTTQILLEALEKWTEYRVTAVAYTEVGPGPESSPVVVRTDEDVPSAPPRKVEAEALNATAIRVLWRSPTPGRQHGQIRGYQVHYVRMEGAEARGPPRIKDIMLADAQWEMDDTAEYEMVITNLQPETAYSITVAAYTMKGDGARSKPKVVVTKGAVLGRPTLSVQQTPEGSLLARWEPPADAAEDPVLGYRLQFGREDAAPATLELAAWERRFAAPAHKGATYVFRLAARGRAGLGEEAAAALSIPEDAPRGFPQILGAAGNVSAGSVLLRWLPPVPAERNGAIVKYTVSVREAGSPGPATETELAAAAQPGAETALTLRGLRPETAYELRVRAHTRRGPGPFSPPLRYRLARDPVSPKNFKVKMIMKTSVLLSWEFPDNYNSPTPYKIQYNGLSLDVDGRTTKKLITHLKPHTFYNFVLTNRGSSLGGLQQTVTARTAFNVLSGKPSVAPKPDNDGFIVVYLPDGQSPVTVQNYFIVMVPLRKSRGGQFPVLLGSPEDMDLEELVQDISRLQRRSLRHSRQLEVPRPYIAARFSILPAVFHPGNQKQYGGFDNRGLEPGHRYVLFVLAVLQKNEPTFAASPFSDPFQLDNPDPQPIVDGEEGLIWVIGPVLAVVFIICIVIAILLYKNKPDSKRKDSEPRTKCLLNNADLTPHHPKDPVEMRRINFQTPGMLSHPPIPVTDMAEHMERLKANDSLKLSQEYESIDPGQQFTWEHSNLEANKPKNRYANVIAYDHSRVILQPLEGIMGSDYINANYVDGYRRQNAYIATQGPLPETFGDFWRMVWEQRSATVVMMTRLEEKSRIKCDQYWPNRGTETYGFIQVTLLDTMELATFCVRTFSLHKNGSSEKREVRHFQFTAWPDHGVPEYPTPFLAFLRRVKTCNPPDAGPIVVHCSAGVGRTGCFIVIDAMLERIKTEKTVDVYGHVTLMRSQRNYMVQTEDQYSFIHEALLEAVGCGNTEVPARSLYTYIQKLAQVEPGEHVTGMELEFKRLASSKAHTSRFITASLPCNKFKNRLVNILPYESSRVCLQPIRGVEGSDYINASFIDGYRQQKAYIATQGPLAETTEDFWRALWENNSTIVVMLTKLREMGREKCHQYWPAERSARYQYFVVDPMAEYNMPQYILREFKVTDARDGQSRTVRQFQFTDWPEQGAPKSGEGFIDFIGQVHKTKEQFGQDGPISVHCSAGVGRTGVFITLSIVLERMRYEGVVDIFQTVKVLRTQRPAMVQTEDEYQFCFQAALEYLGSFDHYAT, via the exons ATGAGCCACGAGATCATGCCTGGTGGGAATGTGAATATCACTTGTGTGGCCGTGGGCTCACCCATGCCCTACGTGAAATGGATGCAGGGGGCCGAGGACCTGACACCTGAGGATGACATGCCCGTGGGTCGGAATGTTCTAGAACTCACGGATGTCAAGGACTCAGCCAACTATACTTGTGTGGCCATGTCCAGCCTGGGTGTGATCGAGGCCGTGGCTCAGATCACTGTAAAAT CTCTCCCCAAAGCCCCTGGGACTCCTGTGGTGACGGAGAACACTGCCACCAGTATCACTGTCACATGGGACTCAGGCAACCCTGACCCCGTGTCCTACTACGTAATTGAGTATAAGTCTAAAAGCCAGGATGGGCCGTATCAGATcaaagaagacatcaccaccacACGCTACAGCATCGGCGGCCTGAGTCCCAATTCTGAGTATGAGATCTGGGTGTCAGCTGTCAACTCCATCGGGCAGGGCCCCCCCAGCGAGTCGGTGGTGACCCGCACAGGTGAGCAGGCACCAGCCAGCGCTCCCAGGAATGTTCAGGCACGCATGCTCAGCGCCACCACCATGATCGTGCAGTGGGAGGAGCCTGTGGAGCCCAATGGCCTGATCCGTGGCTACCGTGTCTACTACACCATGGAGCCCGAGCACCCCGTGGGCAACTGGCAGAAACACAATGTGGACGACAGTCTTCTGACCACTGTGGGCAGCCTGCTGGAGGATGAGACCTACACCGTGCGTGTGCTCGCCTTCACTTCGGTGGGCGACGGGCCGCTGTCAGACCCCATCCAGGTCAAGACCCAGCAGGGAG TGCCTGGCCAGCCCATGAACTTGCGGGCTGAGGCCAAGTCAGAGACCAGCATTGGGCTCTCCTGGAGTGCACCACGGCAGGAGAGTGTCATTAAGTATGAGCTGCTCTTCCGGGAGGGCGACCGAGGACGAGAG GTGGGGCGAACCTTCGACCCAACCACAGCCTTTGTGGTGGAGGACCTCAAGCCCAATACGGAGTATGCGTTCCGGCTGGCTGCGCGCTCGCCGCAGGGCCTGGGCGCCTTCACCGCGGTTGTGCGCCAGCGCACGCTGCAGGCCA AACCGTCAGCCCCCCCTCAAGACGTTAAGTGCACCAGCTTGCGCTCCACGGCCATATTGGTAAGTTGGCGTCCGCCACCGCCAGAAACTCACAACGGGGCCCTGGTGGGCTACAGCGTCCGCTACCGACCGCTGGGCTCAGAGGACCTGGACCCCAAGGAGGTGAACAACATACCCCCGACCACCACTCAGATCCTTCTGGAAGCTTTGGAGAAATGGACGGAGTACCGTGTCACCGCCGTGGCTTATACAGAGGTGGGACCAGGGCCCGAGAGCTCGCCCGTGGTCGTCCGCACCGATGAGGACG TGCCCAGTGCGCCCCCgcggaaggtggaggcagaggcgcTCAACGCCACGGCCATCCGAGTGCTGTGGCGCTCACCCACGCCCGGCCGGCAGCACGGGCAGATCCGCGGCTACCAGGTCCACTATGTGCGCATGGAGGGTGCCGAGGCCCGTGGGCCACCGCGCATCAAGGACATCATGTTGGCGGATGCACAG TGGGAGATGGACGACACTGCCGAATAT GAAATGGTGATCACGaacctccagcctgagactgCTTACTCTATCACAGTAGCCGCATATACCATGAAAGGCGATGGCGCTCGAAGCAAACCGAAGGTGGTGGTGACCAAGGGAGCAG TGCTGGGCCGCCCCACCCTGTCGGTGCAGCAGACCCCCGAGGGCAGCCTGCTGGCGCGCTGGGAGCCCCCCGCGGACGCGGCTGAGGACCCAGTGCTTGGCTACCGCCTGCAGTTTGGGCGCGAAGACGCGGCCCCGGCCACGTTGGAGCTGGCTGCGTGGGAGCGGCGGTTCGCGGCACCCGCACACAAGGGCGCCACCTACGTGTTCCGGCTGGCGGCGCGGGGCCGCGCGGGGCTGGGCGAGGAGGCCGCGGCGGCGCTAAGCATCCCCGAGGACGCTCCGCGCGGCTTCCCGCAGATCCTGGGCGCCGCGGGCAACGTGTCCGCGGGCTCCGTGCTACTGCGCTGGCTGCCACCCGTGCCCGCCGAGCGCAACGGCGCCATCGTCAAGTACACGGTGTCCGTGCGGGAGGCCGGCTCCCCGGGGCCCGCGACCGAGACGGAGCTGGCGGCGGCCGCCCAGCCGGGGGCCGAGACGGCGCTCACGCTACGAGGGCTGCGGCCGGAGACGGCCTACGAGCtacgcgtgcgcgcgcacacgcgtCGCGGTCCCGGCCCCTTCTCACCCCCGCTGCGCTACAGGCTCGCGCGGGACCCAG TCTCTCCCAAGAACTTCAAAGTGAAGATGATCATGAAGACGTCAGTGCTGCTGAGCTGGGAGTTCCCCGACAACTATAACTCACCCACGCCCTACAAG ATTCAGTACAATGGGCTCTCTCTGGACGTGGATGGCCGCACTACCAAGAAGCTGATCACGCACCTCAAGCCACACACCTTCTATAACTTCGTGCTCACCAACCGTGGCAGCAGCCTGGGAGGCCTGCAGCAGACCGTCACCGCCAGGACCGCCTTTAACGTGCTGAGCGGCAAGCCTAGTGTCGCCCCGAAGCCCGACAACGACGGTTTCATCGTGGTCTACCTGCCTGACGGCCAGAGTCCTGTGACCGTGCA GAACTACTTCATTGTGATGGTCCCACTTCGGAAGTCTCGAGGTGGCCAGTTCCCTGTCCTGCTAGGTAGTCCTGAGGACATGGATCTGGAGGAG CTCGTCCAGGATATCTCCCGGCTCCAGAGGCGCAGCCTGCGCCACTCAAGACAGCTGGAGGTGCCTCGGCCCTACATTGCCGCCCGATTCTCCATCCTGCCAGCTGTCTTCCATCCTGGGAACCAGAAGCAGTATGGTGGCTTTGACAACAGGGGCTTGGAGCCAGGCCACCGCTATGTCCTCTTTGTGCTTGCTGTACTGCAGAAGAATGAGCCT ACATTTGCAGCCAGTCCCTTCTCAGACCCCTTCCAGCTGGACAACCCAGACCCCCAGCCCATTGTGGACGGCGAGGAAGGCCTCATCTGGGTGATCGGGCCTGTGCTGGCCGTGGTCTTCATCATCTGCATTGTGATTGCCATCCTGCTCTACAAGAA CAAACCTGACAG CAAACGCAAGGACTCAGAGCCCCGCACCAAATGCTTACTGAACAACGCTGACCTCACGCCTCATCACCCCAAGGACCCTGTGGAAATGCGACGCATCAACTTCCAGACGCCAG GCATGCTCAGTCACCCGCCCATCCCCGTCACAGACATGGCTGAGCACATGGAGAGGCTCAAAGCCAACGACAGCCTCAAGCTCTCCCAGGAGTATGAG TCCATCGACCCCGGGCAGCAATTCACCTGGGAACATTCGAACCTGGAGGCCAACAAACCGAAGAACCGATATGCCAACGTCATTGCCTACGACCATTCACGAGTCATCCTGCAACCCCTAGAAG GCATCATGGGTAGTGATTATATCAATGCCAACTATGTGGATGGCTATCGGCGGCAGAACGCATACATTGCCACGCAGGGGCCCCTGCCCGAGACCTTTGGGGACTTCTGGAGGATGGTGTGGGAGCAGCGGTCAGCTACTGTGGTCATGATGACACGGCTGGAGGAGAAATCACGG ATCAAATGTGACCAGTATTGGCCTAACCGAGGCACGGAGACTTACGGCTTTATCCAGGTCACCCTACTAGATACCATGGAGCTGGCTACTTTCTGCGTCAGGACCTTTTCTCTACACAAG AATGGCTCTAGCGAGAAGCGTGAGGTGCGACATTTCCAGTTCACAGCATGGCCCGACCACGGGGTACCTGAGTACCCCACGCCCTTCCTGGCATTCCTGCGCAGAGTCAAGACCTGCAACCCGCCTGATGCTGGCCCCATTGTAGTCCACTGCAG TGCGGGTGTAGGGCGCACCGGCTGCTTCATCGTAATCGATGCCATGCTGGAACGCATCAAGACGGAGAAGACGGTGGACGTGTACGGCCATGTGACGCTCATGCGATCGCAGCGCAACTACATGGTGCAGACCGAGGATCAGTACAGCTTCATCCATGAGGCGCTGCTGGAGGCTGTGGGCTGTGGCAATACAGAGGTCCCCGCACGCAGCCTCTACACCTACATCCAGAAGCTGGCCCAGGTGGAGCCTGGCGAGCACGTCACGGGCATGGAGCTTGAGTTCAAG AGGCTTGCCAGTTCGAAGGCGCACACTTCGCGCTTCATCACCGCCAGCCTGCCTTGCAACAAGTTTAAGAACCGCCTGGTGAACATCCTGCCGTACGAGAGCTCACGTGTCTGCCTGCAGCCCATCCGTGGTGTCGAGGGCTCTGACTACATCAATGCCAGCTTCATCGATGGCTATAG ACAGCAGAAAGCATACATTGCAACACAGGGGCCACtggcagagaccacagaggactTCTGGCGTGCTCTGTGGGAGAACAACTCTACTATCGTTGTCATGCTCACCAAGCTCCGAGAGATGGGCCGG GAGAAATGCCACCAGTACTGGCCAGCCGAGCGCTCTGCCCGCTACCAGTACTTTGTGGTTGACCCGATGGCAGAGTATAACATGCCGCAGTACATTCTGCGTGAGTTTAAGGTCACAGATGCCCGG GATGGCCAGTCCCGGACCGTCCGACAGTTCCAGTTCACGGACTGGCCAGAGCAGGGTGCACCCAAGTCAGGGGAAGGCTTCATTGACTTCATCGGACAAGTGCATAAGACCAAGGAGCAGTTTGGCCAGGATGGACCCATCTCAGTGCACTGCAG TGCTGGAGTGGGCAGGACCGGAGTGTTCATCACCCTGAGCATCGTGCTGGAGCGCATGCGCTACGAGGGCGTGGTGGACATTTTCCAGACAGTGAAGGTGCTTCGGACCCAGAGGCCTGCCATGGTGCAGACAGAG GATGAATACCAGTTCTGCTTCCAGGCGGCGTTGGAATACCTGGGCAGTTTTGATCATTATGCAACATAA